A window of the Euzebya pacifica genome harbors these coding sequences:
- a CDS encoding urease subunit gamma gives MKLAPREMDHLLIFHVSQLARRRRDRGTKLNSSEAIAIICDEILEGARDGRTVAELMSYGREVVSVEECMEGVAENVHVVQVECTFPDGTKLVSVHDPIQPGGNK, from the coding sequence ATGAAACTCGCTCCACGGGAGATGGATCACCTCCTGATCTTCCATGTGTCCCAGCTTGCGCGTCGCCGACGCGACAGGGGCACCAAGCTCAACTCCTCCGAGGCGATCGCGATCATCTGCGACGAGATCCTCGAGGGCGCTCGCGACGGCCGGACGGTGGCGGAACTGATGTCCTACGGGCGAGAAGTCGTCTCCGTCGAGGAGTGCATGGAGGGCGTCGCCGAGAACGTTCACGTGGTGCAGGTCGAGTGCACGTTCCCGGACGGCACGAAGCTCGTTTCGGTCCACGACCCTATTCAGCCAGGAGGCAACAAGTGA
- a CDS encoding urease subunit beta, which translates to MTAGEIIPADGDIDLNADRETVTLFVTNTGDRPVQVGSHYHFFEANKALEFDRNKALGFRLDIPAGTAIRFEPGSDAEVTLVALGGTRRVHGFAGLVSGSLDSQRVRRQAMQAAKDQGFGGAEG; encoded by the coding sequence GTGACTGCAGGCGAGATCATTCCCGCGGACGGCGACATCGACCTGAACGCCGATCGTGAGACCGTGACGCTTTTCGTGACCAACACCGGCGACCGCCCGGTCCAGGTCGGGTCCCACTATCACTTCTTCGAGGCCAACAAGGCGCTCGAGTTCGACCGCAACAAGGCACTCGGCTTCCGCCTCGACATCCCGGCGGGAACGGCTATCCGCTTCGAACCGGGCAGCGACGCCGAGGTGACGTTGGTGGCGCTGGGCGGTACCCGTCGAGTCCACGGCTTCGCTGGGCTGGTCAGCGGTTCGCTGGACTCCCAGCGGGTTCGCCGTCAGGCCATGCAGGCGGCGAAGGACCAGGGCTTCGGCGGCGCCGAGGGCTGA
- a CDS encoding FAD-dependent oxidoreductase, translated as MSPFEVVVVGGGIMGASTAWALAARGHDVVLLERFAVVHHRGSSHAETRIFRLGYDEADYIHLGQQALPGWRRLEQETGADLLRLTGALDHGPAVTIDALAAAMNAQGVPHRRVEPLEAARAWPAMAFDEAVLVHPDGGMVFAERSVVAAHEAARRHGATIRTGSAVVGIEVDGAGAVLLLDGGERISASQVVVTAGAWAGTLLGGLVDLPSLQVSAEQPMYFRRRDGIAPLPAFIHRGREDIYGLDSPARGTKVAEHYRDEWLDPDDRPFDADPATAARTSDYVRRWMPGLDPEPIGFDRCLYTTTSTKDFVLDRVGPITVGAGFSGHGFKFAPAVGEVLADLVEGATQPTARFSLSAARADRRSPR; from the coding sequence ATGTCACCGTTCGAGGTGGTCGTCGTCGGCGGCGGGATCATGGGGGCGAGCACCGCGTGGGCGCTTGCCGCCCGAGGTCATGACGTCGTGCTGCTCGAACGGTTCGCCGTCGTCCACCACCGGGGGTCCAGTCACGCCGAGACCCGGATCTTCCGCTTGGGCTACGACGAGGCGGACTACATCCACCTGGGCCAGCAGGCGCTGCCCGGCTGGCGGCGTCTGGAGCAGGAGACCGGCGCTGACCTGCTGCGGCTGACCGGTGCGCTGGACCACGGCCCCGCCGTGACCATCGACGCGTTGGCCGCCGCCATGAACGCCCAAGGTGTGCCCCACCGACGCGTCGAACCGTTGGAGGCGGCCCGGGCCTGGCCGGCCATGGCCTTCGACGAGGCGGTGCTGGTGCATCCCGACGGGGGCATGGTGTTCGCCGAACGCAGCGTCGTCGCCGCCCACGAGGCCGCTCGGCGGCACGGCGCCACGATCCGGACCGGCAGCGCCGTGGTCGGCATCGAGGTGGACGGGGCGGGTGCCGTCCTCCTCCTCGACGGCGGAGAACGGATCAGCGCCAGCCAGGTCGTGGTCACGGCGGGAGCGTGGGCCGGAACGCTCCTGGGCGGGCTGGTGGACCTGCCGTCCCTGCAGGTGAGCGCCGAGCAGCCGATGTACTTCCGGCGGCGCGACGGCATCGCGCCGCTGCCAGCATTCATCCACCGCGGTCGGGAGGACATCTACGGCCTGGACTCGCCCGCTCGGGGTACCAAGGTCGCCGAGCACTACCGCGACGAATGGCTGGACCCCGACGACCGTCCCTTCGACGCCGACCCCGCCACCGCCGCCCGCACCAGCGACTACGTGCGCCGATGGATGCCGGGCCTCGACCCCGAACCGATCGGGTTCGACCGGTGCCTGTACACCACCACGTCGACCAAGGACTTCGTGCTGGACCGGGTCGGCCCGATCACCGTCGGTGCCGGGTTCTCCGGGCATGGCTTCAAGTTCGCCCCCGCCGTGGGAGAGGTCCTGGCCGACCTTGTCGAGGGCGCCACCCAGCCGACTGCCCGCTTCAGTCTCTCCGCCGCCCGTGCCGACCGCAGGAGTCCCCGATGA
- a CDS encoding IS3 family transposase (programmed frameshift) — MSKRSGPYPESVREEAVRLFRAHRAEYDSEWAAMKSIAAKFGATAETVRLWVRQADVDDGVVDGVSREERQRIKELERENRELRRANEILKAASGFLCSGARPATEAMIAFIDAHRHRVTTDGMVWGVEPICAQLQIAPSTYYAHATKAPSARQVRDAQLSADIRRVHAEHYGVYGVRKVWLQLNREGIAVARCTVQRLMADLGLRGVRRGGWKTTTIPDPAAADRQDLVDRDFTAESPNELWVADLTYIRLITGAFVYAAFVIDVFSRAIVGWQVATTMHTDIAIDALDAAVARRADVAGVVVHTDRGSQYVAVRYTERLAEAGAVASVGSRGDSYDNALAETTIGLVKTELIHRHRWRSAADVEFALLTYVEWFNTRRLHHRLGGIPPAEFEAAYYADRGQLELALPN; from the exons ATGAGCAAGCGATCAGGTCCGTACCCAGAGTCGGTGCGGGAGGAAGCGGTGAGGCTGTTTCGAGCCCACCGCGCGGAGTACGACTCGGAGTGGGCGGCGATGAAGTCGATCGCTGCCAAGTTCGGCGCGACGGCTGAGACGGTGCGGCTGTGGGTCCGCCAGGCCGATGTCGATGACGGTGTCGTTGATGGTGTGTCGAGGGAGGAACGGCAACGCATCAAGGAACTGGAACGGGAGAACCGTGAGCTCCGCCGGGCCAACGAAATCCTCAAGGCAGCATCGG GTTTTCTTTGCAGCGGAGCTCGACCCGCGACCGAAGCGATGATCGCCTTCATCGATGCCCACCGGCACCGCGTCACCACCGACGGGATGGTGTGGGGAGTCGAGCCGATCTGTGCGCAGCTGCAGATCGCCCCCTCCACCTACTACGCCCACGCCACCAAGGCCCCCTCGGCCCGTCAGGTCCGCGACGCACAGCTGTCTGCTGACATCCGACGGGTCCACGCCGAGCACTACGGCGTCTACGGCGTCCGCAAGGTCTGGCTGCAGTTGAACCGCGAGGGCATCGCGGTGGCCCGCTGCACCGTGCAACGGCTGATGGCAGACCTGGGACTGCGTGGCGTCCGGCGTGGCGGCTGGAAGACGACCACGATCCCTGATCCTGCCGCGGCTGATCGTCAGGACCTGGTGGACCGCGACTTCACCGCCGAGTCACCCAACGAGCTGTGGGTCGCTGACTTGACCTACATCCGGCTGATCACCGGCGCGTTCGTGTATGCCGCGTTCGTCATCGACGTGTTCTCCCGCGCGATCGTGGGCTGGCAGGTCGCCACCACGATGCACACCGACATCGCCATCGATGCCCTTGATGCCGCGGTTGCCCGTCGTGCTGACGTGGCCGGCGTGGTCGTTCACACCGACCGCGGGTCGCAATATGTCGCGGTGCGCTACACCGAGCGGCTGGCCGAAGCTGGCGCGGTTGCATCGGTTGGATCTCGCGGCGATTCCTACGACAACGCCCTGGCCGAGACCACCATCGGGTTGGTCAAGACCGAGCTGATCCACCGCCACCGGTGGCGCTCCGCCGCCGACGTGGAGTTCGCCCTCCTCACCTACGTGGAGTGGTTCAACACCCGGCGGCTGCACCACCGCCTCGGTGGCATCCCGCCCGCAGAGTTCGAAGCCGCCTACTACGCTGACCGTGGCCAACTAGAACTGGCACTACCCAACTGA
- a CDS encoding OFA family MFS transporter, which translates to MSSSHTMTGKVPRRGYVVLVAGLLSNFSVGILYTWSNLKDYLKPMVDAGGEPLWTESALATPYSIGGMVFAALLILTGALQDRIGPRWVMLGGVLMVGGGTILSGFAVQNPTLMYVTFGLVIGAGLAAVYACPRPAAMKWFPAGRKGMINGIVVAGFGLGALWLGPLEVWLLNRNVPDAARNAAGELLSTVESTALIADGMQASFLIMGLLILAIGIPCALSVVDPPSGYVAPEMVAAKGKELRETQKKSASVSVWTTMRTPQAWQLLSIYALYCSAGALVISNVTSILSEQTVGGLSGEYGGTIATLLPLMVPLVGITNASGRASGGIVSDFLGRKRTYLIMHALSAVNMLALTQYETPAAIAFGTLAACALYGAALSVTPSIVADYFGLKQYGANYGVVYYGWGLSLVIGPQITALVYSDATGYINAYYWAIGLIAVSAVLVATLKKPTFRPEQIIDEVGPVDPGTNGLIENAEVDARDVVGSRAKSDHR; encoded by the coding sequence ATGTCCAGCAGCCACACCATGACGGGAAAGGTCCCCCGACGCGGGTACGTCGTCCTCGTCGCTGGCCTTCTGTCCAACTTCAGCGTGGGAATCCTCTACACGTGGAGCAACCTGAAGGACTACCTGAAGCCCATGGTCGATGCCGGCGGGGAGCCGTTGTGGACCGAGTCCGCGCTGGCCACCCCGTACTCGATCGGGGGCATGGTGTTCGCCGCGCTCCTCATCCTGACGGGTGCGCTTCAGGACCGGATCGGGCCGCGTTGGGTGATGCTCGGCGGTGTGCTGATGGTGGGAGGTGGCACGATCCTTTCCGGCTTCGCGGTGCAGAACCCGACCCTCATGTACGTCACCTTCGGGCTCGTCATCGGCGCAGGCCTTGCCGCGGTCTACGCGTGCCCACGACCAGCCGCAATGAAGTGGTTTCCCGCGGGCCGCAAGGGGATGATCAACGGGATCGTGGTCGCTGGATTCGGTCTCGGGGCCCTGTGGCTCGGCCCCCTGGAGGTCTGGCTGCTGAACCGCAACGTGCCGGACGCGGCTCGCAACGCAGCCGGTGAGCTCCTGAGCACGGTGGAGTCCACGGCCCTGATCGCCGACGGGATGCAGGCCTCGTTCCTTATCATGGGACTGCTGATCCTCGCCATCGGCATTCCGTGTGCGCTGTCGGTCGTCGACCCTCCTTCCGGGTACGTGGCTCCCGAAATGGTCGCCGCCAAGGGCAAGGAACTTCGCGAGACCCAGAAGAAGTCGGCCAGCGTTTCGGTCTGGACGACCATGCGCACCCCTCAGGCGTGGCAGTTGCTGTCCATCTACGCGCTCTACTGCTCCGCTGGCGCCCTGGTCATCTCCAACGTCACGTCGATCCTCTCCGAGCAGACCGTCGGGGGCCTGTCGGGGGAATACGGCGGGACGATCGCGACGCTCCTACCGCTGATGGTGCCGCTCGTCGGCATCACCAACGCCTCCGGCAGGGCCTCCGGCGGTATCGTGTCGGACTTCCTCGGTCGCAAGCGGACCTACCTGATCATGCATGCGCTGTCGGCAGTGAACATGCTCGCGCTGACTCAGTACGAGACGCCCGCAGCCATCGCGTTCGGCACGCTCGCTGCGTGCGCCCTCTACGGCGCGGCACTCAGCGTCACGCCGTCAATCGTGGCGGACTACTTCGGGCTGAAGCAGTACGGGGCGAACTATGGGGTCGTGTACTACGGCTGGGGTCTGTCGCTCGTGATCGGTCCGCAGATCACCGCGCTCGTGTACAGCGATGCCACGGGGTACATCAACGCCTACTACTGGGCGATCGGCCTGATCGCCGTCTCGGCCGTGCTGGTCGCGACGCTCAAGAAGCCGACCTTCCGACCGGAGCAGATCATCGACGAGGTCGGCCCGGTCGACCCGGGCACGAACGGGCTGATCGAGAACGCAGAGGTCGACGCTCGCGACGTCGTGGGCAGCCGGGCGAAGTCGGATCATCGCTAG
- a CDS encoding M20 metallopeptidase family protein: MTAIEQLSDIAVPPDVRDRMVAVRRDLHRHPELSRQEHRTAQLIADRLGEVGVDGVAHPVADTGVVGWVRGGEPGPTVLVRADIDALGITEADRGHDYVSTVEGVSHACGHDGHVAVALALAERLTAERDALAGNVVLLFQPAEERGGGARRMLDARAWPDDLTPSASLALHIATELPVGTVDIRPGTIAASAQSVAVKFGSPGGHAAYPHLTPDPVVCASAFVMAAQTIVSRTLAPRSAAVVSFGRIHGGEDRSAIPAEVELEGTIRTYDNDDLGIIQRRLRQIAEGTAATHGCTVEVDLRDDTYPACVNAPAITATVAAAARAVLGEGNVTAERVVAGADDMSEILMDLPGCYFWVGGANPARGLTFPHHSPEFDFDEDAMVVGLAVMEQAVRATLRSPPSGPNGTSEKL, translated from the coding sequence ATGACCGCCATCGAGCAGCTGTCCGACATCGCCGTCCCCCCGGACGTCCGGGACCGAATGGTTGCGGTTCGCCGGGACCTGCACCGCCACCCGGAGCTGTCTCGCCAGGAGCATCGCACCGCGCAGCTCATCGCCGACCGCCTCGGCGAGGTCGGCGTCGACGGGGTGGCCCATCCGGTGGCCGACACCGGAGTCGTCGGCTGGGTGCGCGGCGGCGAACCGGGCCCGACCGTGCTGGTCCGCGCCGACATCGATGCGCTGGGCATCACCGAGGCCGACCGCGGGCATGACTACGTCTCGACCGTCGAGGGGGTGTCCCATGCCTGCGGCCACGACGGCCACGTCGCCGTCGCCCTGGCCCTCGCCGAGCGGCTGACCGCGGAACGGGACGCGCTGGCCGGCAACGTGGTCCTGCTGTTCCAGCCCGCCGAGGAGCGCGGTGGCGGGGCCCGCCGGATGCTGGACGCCAGGGCCTGGCCGGATGACCTCACCCCCAGCGCCAGCCTCGCCCTGCACATCGCCACCGAGCTGCCCGTCGGGACCGTCGACATCCGTCCGGGCACGATCGCGGCGAGCGCCCAGAGCGTCGCCGTCAAGTTCGGCTCGCCCGGTGGGCACGCGGCCTACCCGCACCTGACGCCCGACCCGGTCGTCTGCGCGTCGGCGTTCGTGATGGCTGCCCAGACCATCGTGTCGCGCACCCTCGCCCCTCGGTCGGCCGCGGTGGTGAGCTTCGGCCGGATCCACGGCGGCGAGGACCGGTCGGCGATCCCCGCCGAGGTCGAGCTGGAGGGAACCATCCGCACCTACGACAACGACGACCTCGGGATCATCCAGCGGCGGCTGCGCCAGATCGCCGAGGGCACTGCGGCCACCCACGGGTGCACCGTCGAGGTCGACCTGCGCGACGACACCTACCCCGCCTGCGTCAACGCCCCAGCGATCACCGCGACCGTGGCTGCGGCCGCCCGCGCGGTCCTGGGGGAGGGCAACGTCACCGCCGAGCGCGTCGTCGCCGGCGCCGACGACATGTCGGAGATCCTCATGGACCTTCCCGGGTGCTACTTCTGGGTCGGCGGGGCCAACCCCGCCCGCGGGCTGACCTTCCCCCACCACAGCCCCGAGTTCGACTTCGACGAGGACGCCATGGTCGTGGGGCTGGCAGTAATGGAGCAGGCCGTCCGGGCCACGCTGCGGTCGCCGCCATCGGGGCCCAACGGGACGTCGGAGAAGTTGTAG
- a CDS encoding cell wall-binding repeat-containing protein yields MERPHEQSHGGQHRLGNQLRLTPVAGTQTGTPIEAAVAVSSHRFPDRADAVVLATTSGFADSLAAAPLLGSAPLLFTPPDAPLPDVTAAEIDRVLAPGDEVFILGGESAVPAEVELALDGYEVVRLAGRDRIETAIAVATAVADQSGAGAVVAVARAFGDGSAGWADSITASGWAADTGTPLVLTPTGELDGRVSALLDDLDTAVTIVLGGPAAVSDAVAAELPAPRRIAGPDRAATAAAVATELWPSTQNVVVLNGYQDDGWTLGLPAAGLSADFDAPILLVDSDRLPDSTRALVGEGCGSGTAQVETTVIGTTALISEAVAAEMDRQDGGPCPAPAPVLITSDGAVGGVQLTSDGRQAVATFTELFGPPTTISDDRRPFCGSNSLGPAGGQIYVWASLVIFVVDVEGKGHEVFWGGFFNSPDSYGAPAPPDLGLETDRGLGMGATNAEVRQLYPDASFSPADGGVPGATWTLGPQLQAGASGNGDSDTVQFFGFGSNCGE; encoded by the coding sequence GTGGAAAGACCTCACGAACAGTCACACGGTGGCCAACACCGTCTGGGGAACCAACTCCGACTTACACCTGTTGCCGGGACTCAAACGGGCACACCAATCGAGGCGGCGGTAGCTGTGTCATCGCATCGGTTTCCTGACCGCGCCGACGCTGTCGTGCTCGCCACCACTTCGGGTTTCGCCGACAGCTTGGCAGCAGCACCACTTCTCGGATCCGCACCCCTGCTGTTCACCCCGCCGGACGCGCCCCTCCCGGACGTGACGGCCGCCGAGATCGATCGCGTCCTCGCGCCCGGCGACGAGGTGTTCATCCTGGGTGGCGAGTCGGCGGTGCCGGCCGAGGTGGAGTTGGCCTTGGATGGCTATGAGGTCGTTCGACTGGCCGGACGCGACCGGATCGAAACGGCCATTGCGGTCGCAACCGCAGTGGCGGACCAGTCCGGTGCCGGCGCTGTCGTCGCGGTCGCAAGGGCATTCGGTGACGGCTCTGCGGGTTGGGCAGATTCCATCACCGCCTCCGGCTGGGCTGCCGATACCGGCACGCCGCTCGTGCTGACACCGACCGGTGAGCTGGACGGCCGTGTGTCCGCCCTTCTGGACGACCTCGACACCGCCGTCACGATCGTGCTTGGCGGCCCTGCTGCGGTGTCGGATGCGGTGGCTGCCGAACTACCGGCCCCCCGTCGCATTGCAGGCCCTGACAGGGCCGCAACGGCAGCAGCGGTCGCGACCGAGCTGTGGCCATCCACCCAGAACGTGGTCGTCCTCAACGGCTACCAGGACGACGGCTGGACGCTTGGGCTCCCAGCCGCTGGGTTGTCGGCCGACTTCGACGCGCCCATTCTGCTCGTGGACTCCGACCGGCTCCCGGACTCCACACGGGCACTCGTGGGTGAGGGCTGCGGCTCTGGGACGGCACAAGTCGAGACAACCGTGATCGGGACGACAGCTCTCATCAGCGAAGCCGTGGCTGCCGAGATGGACCGGCAGGATGGAGGACCGTGCCCTGCGCCAGCCCCAGTTCTGATTACGAGCGATGGAGCTGTGGGCGGGGTCCAGTTGACCAGCGATGGCAGGCAGGCGGTGGCCACCTTCACGGAGCTGTTCGGACCACCCACGACGATCAGCGATGACCGGCGGCCCTTCTGTGGCTCGAACAGCTTGGGCCCGGCCGGAGGGCAGATCTACGTCTGGGCGTCACTCGTCATCTTCGTCGTCGATGTCGAGGGCAAGGGGCACGAGGTGTTCTGGGGCGGGTTCTTCAACAGTCCCGACAGCTATGGCGCTCCGGCACCGCCGGATCTCGGACTGGAGACCGACCGGGGCTTGGGAATGGGCGCGACGAACGCAGAGGTGAGGCAGCTGTACCCAGACGCCTCGTTCTCCCCGGCAGATGGTGGTGTTCCGGGTGCGACTTGGACGCTTGGACCGCAGCTCCAGGCCGGTGCGAGCGGCAATGGAGACAGCGACACCGTCCAGTTCTTCGGATTCGGGTCGAACTGCGGCGAGTAG
- a CDS encoding transposase, whose amino-acid sequence MADIDNDLLTDAATNLLTEEHRSLFRDLLQNALQTLIEEELTASIGAALHERTDDRTGQRNGHRPPRTLSTPAGDVELNRTGFFGGSLSWVVPVLVGHGQRSRRLRTLRAGCHRGGGAAAGC is encoded by the coding sequence ATGGCCGACATTGATAATGACCTGCTGACCGACGCTGCGACGAACCTGCTGACCGAGGAGCACCGCAGCCTGTTTCGTGATCTGCTCCAGAACGCGTTGCAGACACTGATCGAGGAAGAGCTGACCGCCTCAATCGGGGCGGCGCTGCACGAGCGCACCGATGACCGGACGGGGCAGCGCAACGGCCACCGGCCACCCCGGACCCTGTCAACACCGGCTGGTGATGTGGAGCTGAACCGCACCGGCTTCTTCGGAGGCTCGCTCAGTTGGGTAGTGCCAGTTCTAGTTGGCCACGGTCAGCGTAGTAGGCGGCTTCGAACTCTGCGGGCGGGATGCCACCGAGGCGGTGGTGCAGCCGCCGGGTGTTGA